In Choloepus didactylus isolate mChoDid1 chromosome 6, mChoDid1.pri, whole genome shotgun sequence, one DNA window encodes the following:
- the PSMD13 gene encoding 26S proteasome non-ATPase regulatory subunit 13 has translation MKDVAGFLQQSQSSGPGQAAVWHRLEELYTKKLWHQLTLQVLDFVQDPCFAQGDGLIKLYENFISEFEHRVNPLSLVEIILHVVRQMTDPNVALTFLEKTREKVKSSDEAVILCKTAIGALKLNIGDLQVTKETIEDVEEMLTNLPGVTSVHSRFYDLSSKYYQTVGDHASYYKDALRFLGCIDIKDLPASEQQERAFTLGLAGLLGEGVFNFGELLMHPVLESLRSTDRQWLVDTLYAFNSGDVEKFQALKAAWGQQPDLAANEAQLLRKIQLLCLMEMTFTRPANHRQLTFEEIAKSAQITVNEVELLVMKALSVGLVRGSIDEVDRRVHMTWAQPRVLDLQQIQGMKSRLEFWCTDVKSMEMLVEHQAHDILT, from the exons ATGAAGGACGTAGCAGGCTTCCTACAGCAGAGCCAGAGCTCCGGGCCCGGCCAGGCTGCCGTGTGGCACCGTCTGGAGGAGCTCTACACGAAGAA GTTGTGGCATCAGCTGACACTTCAGGTGCTTGATTTTGTTCAGGACCCGTGCTTTGCCCAAGGAGATGGTCTTATTAAG CTTTACGAAAACTTCATCAGTGAATTTGAACACAG GGTGAACCCTTTGTCCCTGGTAGAAATCATCCTTCACGTAGTTAGACAGATGACTG ATCCTAATGTGGCTCTTACTTTTCTGGAAAAGACTCGTGAGAAG GTGAAAAGTAGCGACGAGGCAGTGATCCTATGTAAAACAGCAATTGGAGCGCTAAAATTAAACATCGGGGACCTGCAGGTTACAAAG GAAACAATTGAAGATGTTGAAGAAATGCTAACCAACCTTCCCGGTGTGACATCGGTTCACAGTCGGTTCTACGATCTCTCCAGTAAATACTATCAGACTGTTGGAGACCATGCGTCCTACTACAAAGATGCTCTGCGGTTTCTTGGCTGTATTGACATTAAAGATCTTCCAG CGTCTGAGCAGCAGGAGAGAGCGTTCACGCTGGGACTAGCAGGACTTCTTGGTGAAGGAGTTTTTAACTTTGGAGAACTT CTCATGCACCCTGTGCTGGAGTCTCTGAGGAGCACTGACCGGCAGTGGCTCGTCGACACCCTCTATGCCTTTAACAGTGGTGATGTGGAGAAATTCCAGGCCCTGAAGGCTGCCTGGGGCCAGCAG CCTGATTTAGCTGCCAATGAAGCCCAGCTTCTGAGGAAGATTCAGTTGTTGTGCCTCATGGAG atgactTTCACACGACCTGCCAACCATAGACAACTTACTTTTGAAGAAATTGCCAAAAGCGCTCAGATCACTGTGAATGAG GTGGAGCTGCTGGTGATGAAGGCGCTGTCCGTGGGGCTGGTGAGAGGCAGCATCGATGAAGTGGACAGGCGGGTGCACATGACCTGGGCACAGCCCCGTGTGCTGGATTTGCAGCAG ATCCAGGGCATGAAGAGCCGCCTGGAGTTCTGGTGCACAGACGTGAAGAGCATGGAGATGCTGGTGGAGCACCAGGCCCACGACATCCTCACCTAG